From Burkholderia sp. WP9, a single genomic window includes:
- a CDS encoding YbfB/YjiJ family MFS transporter, whose translation MQRAVANGSIAPAFNVWRGTLAGASASLVGIGLARFAYTPLLPAIVSAHWFPASTAAYLGAANLGGYLAGALAGGWLARRFDAASVLRAMMLLATVAFVACAFPVSFLWFFVWRFASGLSGGALMVLAAPTILAHVNPSRRGFASGAIFSGIGLGIAASGTIVPLLLRQGLTQTWLGLAALSLALTAVAWNGWPGRAEPAVQHAAPHAGHGRAYPAASMRALYAEYALNATGLVPHMIFLVDFVARGLGKGLDAGAQYWVLFGLGAIAGPLLTGHLADRAGFGPALRAAYVLQIAAVALPAVVPGPVALIVSSVVVGAFVPGIVPLVLGRVNELLAHHPAAQKGAWSAATTSFAVLQAVAAYGLSFLFAHDGGNYASLFLIGATSLALALVVDLFTALRGAPKQQ comes from the coding sequence AGCGCGAGCCTTGTCGGGATAGGCCTCGCGCGTTTCGCCTATACCCCGTTATTGCCGGCTATCGTCAGCGCGCACTGGTTTCCGGCGTCGACTGCAGCCTATCTCGGCGCAGCCAATCTCGGCGGCTATCTGGCCGGCGCGCTCGCAGGCGGCTGGCTGGCGCGGCGATTCGACGCCGCGTCCGTGCTGCGCGCGATGATGCTGCTCGCGACCGTTGCGTTCGTCGCCTGCGCCTTTCCGGTTTCCTTTCTCTGGTTCTTCGTCTGGCGCTTCGCATCCGGCTTGTCGGGCGGTGCACTGATGGTGCTGGCCGCGCCGACGATCCTCGCCCATGTGAACCCATCGCGCAGAGGCTTTGCAAGCGGCGCGATTTTCAGCGGTATCGGTTTGGGTATCGCGGCGTCCGGGACAATCGTGCCGCTCCTGCTGCGTCAAGGTCTGACCCAAACGTGGCTGGGTCTCGCCGCGCTCTCTCTGGCGCTGACAGCCGTCGCATGGAACGGTTGGCCCGGGCGGGCCGAACCCGCCGTGCAGCACGCGGCGCCTCACGCCGGCCACGGCCGCGCCTATCCGGCGGCCTCGATGCGCGCGCTGTACGCCGAGTATGCGTTGAATGCCACGGGCCTCGTCCCGCACATGATCTTTCTCGTGGATTTCGTGGCGCGCGGTCTTGGCAAGGGTCTCGATGCCGGCGCGCAATACTGGGTGCTGTTCGGACTGGGAGCGATCGCAGGCCCTCTGCTGACCGGTCACCTGGCCGACCGTGCCGGGTTCGGTCCTGCGCTGCGCGCGGCCTATGTCCTGCAGATCGCCGCAGTCGCGTTGCCGGCTGTCGTACCGGGACCCGTCGCGCTGATCGTGTCGAGCGTCGTGGTCGGCGCGTTCGTGCCGGGCATCGTGCCGCTCGTGCTCGGCCGGGTCAATGAATTGCTCGCGCACCATCCCGCTGCGCAAAAGGGCGCGTGGAGCGCGGCGACCACCAGTTTCGCGGTATTGCAGGCAGTCGCGGCGTATGGCCTGTCATTTCTGTTCGCGCACGACGGTGGCAATTACGCGAGCCTATTCCTGATCGGCGCGACCTCGTTGGCGCTTGCGTTGGTGGTCGATCTATTCACGGCGCTTCGCGGCGCTCCGAAGCAGCAATAG
- a CDS encoding MFS transporter, whose translation MSARPNLALEAAPDMRGLDYSARHERYWRRNLAVCVFGSFTTLVSLSMLLPFLPIYVQQLGVQSQSAVIQWSGIAFGATFLGTAVTAPLWGRLADRYGRKPMLVRAAVGMAVVMSLIGIAHNVHELVGLRLLAGLVGGYSSASTVMVGTQAPKARAGWALGVLSTGALAGNLIGPLVGGFLPGWLGIRGTFFAGGAMIAVAALLTIFVVKEDFDPATHSSRRAAEHVPASTHRNDYPVVAALLVTAMMVLLANMSIEPVITVYVGSLGVPSLHLARVAGVVMACSAFGSMLTAARLGALADRIGSWNVIVACLVLTGLVMVPQAFVHAWWQLAGLRALMGMTLAGLLPAIAKLARHAVEEHKTGQMLGYLQSAQFSGQVVGPIIGGAIAVHLGLHAVFFVTGSLLVACAALAHWARTRQRAVL comes from the coding sequence ATGAGCGCGCGTCCCAATCTCGCTTTGGAGGCCGCTCCGGATATGCGCGGCCTCGACTATTCGGCGCGACACGAGCGTTACTGGCGCCGTAATCTGGCCGTGTGCGTGTTCGGCTCATTCACCACGCTCGTCAGTCTGAGCATGCTGCTGCCGTTTTTGCCCATTTACGTCCAGCAACTCGGCGTGCAGTCGCAGTCCGCCGTCATTCAATGGTCGGGAATCGCGTTCGGCGCCACGTTTCTCGGTACGGCCGTCACCGCGCCCTTGTGGGGACGCCTCGCCGATCGCTATGGCCGCAAGCCGATGCTGGTGCGCGCGGCCGTCGGCATGGCGGTGGTGATGTCGTTGATCGGCATCGCCCACAACGTGCACGAACTCGTCGGCCTGCGCTTGCTGGCTGGACTCGTGGGCGGCTATTCGTCGGCTTCGACGGTAATGGTCGGTACGCAGGCTCCGAAAGCGCGCGCCGGTTGGGCGCTGGGCGTGCTCTCGACCGGTGCGCTCGCCGGCAATCTGATCGGGCCGCTCGTCGGCGGTTTTCTGCCGGGATGGCTCGGCATTCGCGGCACGTTCTTCGCAGGCGGCGCCATGATCGCGGTGGCCGCTTTGCTGACGATTTTCGTCGTCAAGGAAGATTTCGACCCGGCCACGCATTCAAGCCGGCGAGCCGCGGAACATGTGCCGGCGAGCACGCATCGCAACGATTACCCAGTGGTCGCCGCATTGCTGGTCACGGCGATGATGGTGCTGCTCGCCAACATGTCGATCGAACCGGTCATCACAGTCTATGTCGGCAGTCTCGGCGTGCCGTCGCTTCATCTCGCCCGCGTGGCAGGTGTCGTAATGGCCTGTTCGGCTTTCGGCAGCATGCTGACGGCCGCGCGCCTCGGCGCGTTGGCCGATCGGATCGGCAGCTGGAACGTGATCGTCGCTTGCCTGGTGCTGACCGGTCTCGTGATGGTTCCGCAAGCGTTCGTTCACGCGTGGTGGCAACTGGCCGGATTGCGCGCGCTGATGGGCATGACGTTAGCCGGTCTCCTGCCTGCGATTGCGAAACTGGCGCGCCACGCAGTGGAAGAACACAAGACCGGTCAGATGCTCGGTTATCTGCAGTCGGCGCAATTCAGCGGACAGGTGGTCGGTCCGATCATCGGCGGCGCGATCGCTGTTCATCTCGGGCTGCATGCCGTGTTCTTCGTGACCGGTTCGTTGCTGGTGGCGTGCGCCGCGCTCGCGCACTGGGCGCGTACCCGTCAGCGCGCGGTGCTTTGA
- the pstS gene encoding phosphate ABC transporter substrate-binding protein PstS, translating to MSYTQTLLTGVIGAFLSVTAHSADITGAGSTFAAPIYTKWASAYQRAGGGTVSYRGVGSTEGVKEIMESQVDFAGSDAPLSDDELARNDLLQFPMVIGGVVPVVNLPGIKPGELVLSGRVLGDIYLGKIISWNAPAIAAINPGLKLPDAPIAVVRRLDGSGTSLIWTHYLAQVNPEWKSRVGEGSSVRWPRGIGGRGNEGVATFVQHLPGAIGYVAWDFTKQNHMSYTAMENAAGTVVQPGPETFKAAAASADWSRSLVPMLTNEPGANAWPVVGATYVLLHGTLNKPERGEATLKFLDWALTNGDQAAEDLDYIPLPPAVGNEVRAQLHAKVRNPSGGAVAGQ from the coding sequence GTGAGTTATACACAAACACTGTTGACCGGTGTGATCGGCGCGTTCTTGTCGGTCACAGCGCACAGCGCTGACATCACCGGCGCTGGCAGTACCTTCGCCGCACCCATCTATACGAAATGGGCCAGCGCATACCAGCGGGCAGGCGGCGGCACGGTGAGCTATCGCGGTGTCGGCTCGACCGAAGGGGTGAAGGAAATCATGGAGAGTCAGGTGGATTTCGCCGGGTCGGATGCGCCGCTCAGCGACGACGAGCTTGCCAGGAACGACCTGCTCCAGTTTCCCATGGTGATCGGCGGTGTCGTGCCGGTCGTCAATCTGCCGGGTATCAAGCCCGGTGAGCTGGTTCTCTCGGGGCGTGTGCTTGGGGATATCTATCTCGGCAAAATCATCAGTTGGAATGCTCCAGCCATTGCTGCCATCAATCCCGGGCTCAAGCTGCCCGACGCGCCAATCGCCGTTGTGCGTCGCCTCGACGGTTCCGGGACCTCACTGATCTGGACGCATTATCTGGCGCAGGTCAACCCCGAGTGGAAGAGCAGGGTTGGTGAGGGAAGTTCAGTGCGCTGGCCGCGCGGCATAGGCGGAAGAGGCAATGAAGGGGTCGCCACTTTCGTGCAACATCTGCCAGGCGCAATCGGCTACGTTGCATGGGATTTCACTAAGCAGAATCATATGTCGTACACGGCCATGGAAAATGCCGCGGGTACCGTGGTTCAGCCGGGACCCGAGACATTCAAGGCCGCTGCCGCGAGCGCGGACTGGTCCAGATCTCTCGTTCCAATGCTGACCAATGAACCGGGCGCGAACGCGTGGCCTGTCGTCGGCGCGACGTATGTGTTGCTACATGGCACGCTGAACAAACCGGAACGCGGTGAGGCAACGCTGAAATTCCTGGACTGGGCGCTAACCAACGGCGACCAGGCCGCAGAGGACCTGGACTATATCCCGCTGCCGCCGGCGGTGGGGAACGAGGTTCGCGCGCAGTTGCACGCAAAGGTGAGGAATCCGTCGGGCGGAGCCGTCGCAGGTCAATGA
- a CDS encoding CHAD domain-containing protein, whose translation MKSQFANCLTRATLRSPHYRPLRGLNRFEPMNSTPPMRDVASAEERVPDDSGKRGGTVLPDMSPAVAFSTLVTPMVAQVAQRVGTLCVSADPESLHKLRVVLRRLRSLWWAYDPLIDGSRARRQRREFKALADSAGQTRDWDILKHLLAEETAMPRSFAALIEGVDLLRGDALLHSRATIADANVEAVLNQAIAGVMQQLEPRSFDESLSVFAANRIATARRALRKRMKRLLRDPDSGYAEFHEVRIAAKKVRYLLEFFAPLIQSGNGIGIVELTQMQDELGKLNDIVASESLLLTHALRLGERGVADDAIAYLRNLKGDRMQSAEALLRALSDRLADERAGFGIN comes from the coding sequence TTGAAATCGCAGTTTGCAAACTGCCTGACCCGCGCCACCTTACGTTCACCTCACTACCGTCCGCTTCGGGGACTCAATCGATTTGAACCGATGAACTCCACACCACCCATGCGCGACGTTGCTTCTGCAGAAGAGCGGGTTCCGGACGATTCCGGCAAACGCGGCGGGACGGTTTTGCCGGACATGTCGCCGGCCGTGGCCTTCTCGACACTGGTCACGCCAATGGTCGCGCAGGTGGCGCAACGCGTGGGCACTCTATGCGTCAGTGCCGATCCGGAAAGTCTGCACAAACTTCGTGTCGTACTGCGTCGTCTGCGCTCGCTGTGGTGGGCTTACGATCCGCTTATCGACGGATCGCGAGCGAGGCGACAGCGGCGCGAATTCAAGGCGCTGGCCGACTCCGCTGGTCAAACACGTGACTGGGATATTCTGAAACACTTACTGGCAGAGGAGACGGCAATGCCGCGTTCTTTTGCGGCGCTGATCGAAGGTGTCGATTTATTGCGCGGCGATGCGCTCCTGCACAGTCGCGCAACGATCGCCGACGCCAACGTTGAAGCAGTATTGAACCAGGCAATCGCGGGCGTGATGCAGCAACTCGAACCTCGTTCGTTTGACGAGTCGCTTTCGGTATTCGCCGCGAACCGTATTGCAACGGCCAGGAGGGCGCTGCGAAAACGGATGAAGCGTTTGCTTAGGGATCCCGATTCCGGATACGCGGAGTTTCACGAGGTCCGAATCGCCGCGAAGAAGGTGCGCTACCTGCTGGAGTTTTTTGCGCCCCTGATCCAGAGCGGAAACGGGATAGGCATCGTCGAACTCACGCAAATGCAGGACGAGCTGGGAAAACTCAACGACATCGTTGCGAGTGAATCGCTGCTTCTCACACATGCGCTTCGCCTCGGCGAGCGCGGCGTTGCCGACGATGCAATCGCGTATCTGAGGAATCTCAAAGGCGATCGCATGCAGAGCGCCGAAGCATTGTTACGCGCGCTCAGCGATAGGCTCGCTGACGAGCGTGCCGGCTTTGGCATCAACTAG